Proteins co-encoded in one Candida albicans SC5314 chromosome 3, complete sequence genomic window:
- a CDS encoding ubiquitin-ubiquitin ligase (Ortholog(s) have ubiquitin-ubiquitin ligase activity, role in ER-associated ubiquitin-dependent protein catabolic process, cellular response to ethanol, protein ubiquitination and cytoplasm, nucleus localization), which yields MSSADDVRAKRLAKLASSANTTPNRQQSPTADTSTTNVATTVATNDNNTKSEKTTPNTPKPISEPPAKPTVSGHTPVDQTLSKEDQISSWIKLELEYIFRATTTKSSDSSKGLIFLPNLAYELSDSNVKLNEDHIESIFMEILTELGVPKQYKTPMEYLYTVYHNAFKTKRTLAVKSLFYEDKVAILNKIISLVAAYGNMSFQMPDMFVNNDLRKSLDLFIDRFGDLSSFLSDIIQVSIEEESLLELLNLFFPYLSARLYQANLNERNYLNYISVFQFLVSIKPVAAIFSQIKGFQPPDKTKALDYEHKTLLGPLLRISPLLDNMASFYFGQETNSMSPVQINNLYGSMQTEYKVIIDHLFVIIDKLIRGSTKTREDLLQWLGNLINLSHLRRGSHADFKKLASDGIMYNISVVFIRLSLPFLDYPTFGKIDKIDVDYFFKSDLIDIKEESRVNSTIEESNEYYAKRKQESSSDNLTPTPPPNFISDCFNLTLAYLHYGVGGIFVKYDRVKRQLDQMEQRLEAIESEHPIPGMNPMMQQLMRRELPNLKNAIINMRAQRHVIKAIFDDRDHQLEIFDFVVGATTFITRLIDPQHKYPQVKLSIPILKISNVSQLDDHEFLKTKTPEPWKYYPEFILEGIINYCKFSTRFIGCPLVSNENKLNIFVEFSTILLRCPELIGNPHMKANLVELLFMGSLPMQNGAPGFISNIFNGNQLVMDNLLYSLLDFYVMVEKTGASSQFYDKFNSRYYISVILEELWQNPRYRFQLTDYSKNNVDFFIRFIARMLNDTTYLLDETFNLLNSIHDYQQEIKKRESGGEANETMGTDEELAQNLEEDERRVKSYMGLSNKTMELFKLFTKEVPRGFVLPEIVDRLAGMLDYNLSILVGPRCSNLKVAEPEKYQFEPKKILSDLCEIYVSLSAQPEFVIAVARDGRSFNIVYFQKAEKILTTKTFIKNEIINGLIEFANKAEKARLDEENEELELGEIPDEFLDPLMFTLMEDPVILPSSRVSIDRSTIKAHLLSDSTDPFNRVPLKLEDVIDDVELKQKIQDFKQQKKSSQKQSNNDEDEDVVMKE from the coding sequence ATGTCGAGTGCTGATGATGTGAGAGCCAAAAGATTGGCCAAGTTAGCAAGCTCTGCAAACACCACACCAAATCGGCAACAATCTCCCACTGCAGACACGTCAACCACCAACGTTGCTACTACTGTTGCCACCAATGacaacaatacaaaaagtgaaaaaacAACACCAAACACACCTAAACCAATACTGGAACCCCCTGCTAAACCAACTGTATCTGGTCATACTCCTGTAGATCAAACATTACTGAAAGAAGATCAAATTTCATCATGGATTAAATTGGAGTTGGAATACATTTTCCgggcaacaacaacgaaaCTGTCGGATAGTTCTAAaggtttaatttttttaccTAACTTGGCTTATGAATTAAGTGACAGTAAtgttaaattaaatgaagaccacattgaatcaatttttatgGAAATTTTAACTGAATTAGGTGTTccaaaacaatacaaaacaCCAATGGAATATTTGTACACGGTTTATCACAATGCAttcaaaaccaaaagaaCACTTGCTGTGAAATCTTTATTCTACGAAGATAAAGTGGCAATTTTAAACAAGATCATTAGTCTTGTGGCTGCTTATGGGAATATGAGTTTCCAAATGCCCGATATGTTTGTCAATAATGATCTACGTAAATCActtgatttgtttattgaCAGATTTGGGGATTTATCGTCATTTTTGAGTGATATTATTCAAGTCAGTATAGAGGAAGAATCTTTACttgaattgttgaatttatttttccCATATTTGAGTGCTCGATTATATCAAGcaaatttaaatgaaaggaattatttgaattatatctctgttttccaatttttagtttcaattAAACCTGTTGCAGCTATTTTTTCACAAATAAAAGGGTTTCAACCTCCAGATAAAACCAAGGCTTTGGATTATGAACACAAAACATTGTTGGGTCCATTATTAAGAATTTCTCCATTGTTAGATAATATGGCtagtttttattttggaCAAGAAACTAACAGTATGTCACCGGTacaaatcaacaatctTTATGGATCGATGCAAACAGAATATAAAGTGATCATTGATCATttgtttgttattattgataaactAATCAGAGGTTCAACTAAAACCAGAGAAGATTTGTTGCAATGGCTAGGtaatttaataaacttGAGTCATTTAAGAAGAGGTAGTCATGctgatttcaaaaaattggcTAGTGATGGTATAATGTATAATATATCGGTTGTTTTCATCAGATTAAGTTTACCATTTTTGGATTATCCAACATTTGgtaaaattgataaaatagatgttgattatttttttaaaagtgatttaattgatattaagGAGGAATCAAGAGTGAATTCCACTATTGAAGAATCAAATGAATACTATGCCAAAAGAAAACAGGAATCATCAAGTGATAATTTAACTCCTACTCCTCCTCCTAATTTTATTTCTGATTGTTTCAACTTAACATTGGCTTATTTGCATTATGGTGTTGGTGGTATATTTGTCAAATATGATCGTGTAAAACGTCAACTTGACCAAATGGAACAAAGATTAGAAGCTATTGAATCTGAACATCCAATACCTGGAATGAATCCCATGATGCAACAATTGATGAGACGTGAATTgccaaatttaaaaaatgcCATTATCAATATGAGAGCTCAAAGACATGTTATTAAAGCTATTTTTGATGATCGTGATCatcaattggaaatttttgattttgttgttggtgctACCACATTTATCACAAGATTAATTGATCCCCAACATAAATATCCTCAAGTGAAGCTTTCTATACCAATTTTAAAGATTTCTAATGTTTCTCAATTAGATGATCatgaatttttgaaaacgAAAACTCCCGAACCTTGGAAATATTATCCTGAATTTATATTAGAAGGtatcattaattattgtAAATTTTCTACTAGATTTATTGGATGCCCCTTGGTTtctaatgaaaataaattgaatattttcgTTGAATTTCTGACGATTTTATTAAGATGTCCAGAATTAATTGGTAATCCTCATATGAAAGCAAATTTGGTTGAATTGTTATTTATGGGATCCTTACCTATGCAAAATGGGGCACCGGGTTTTATTtctaatattttcaatggTAATCAATTAGTAATGGATAATCTTTTGTATTCTTTACTTGATTTTTATGTCATGGTAGAAAAAACGGGCGCCTCGTCACAATTCTACGATAAATTTAATAGTCGTTATTATATTTCGGTAATATTGGAAGAATTATGGCAGAATCCTCGTTATCGTTTTCAGTTAACTGATTATTCTAAGaataatgttgattttttcattcgATTTATTGCTCGTATGTTGAATGATACTACATATTTGTTGGATGAAACatttaatttgttgaattctATTCATGATtatcaacaagaaattaaaaaaagagaatcTGGTGGTGAAGCAAATGAAACTATGGGTAcagatgaagaattggctCAAAATTTGGAAGAGGATGAACGTCGAGTTAAATCTTATATGGGATTATCAAATAAGACAATggaattatttaaattgtttACTAAAGAAGTTCCTCGAGGATTTGTTTTACctgaaattgttgatcgATTAGCTGGTATGTTAGATTACAATTTATCGATTTTGGTAGGTCCAAGAtgttcaaatttaaaagttGCTGAACCAgagaaatatcaatttgaacCTAAGAAAATCTTGAGTGATTTATGTGAAATATATGTTAGTTTATCGGCACAACCAGAATTTGTTATTGCTGTTGCTAGAGATGGTAGATCATttaatattgtttatttccAAAAAGCCGAGAAAATCTTGACTACAAaaacatttattaaaaatgaaatcattaatggattgattgaatttgcGAATAAGGCCGAAAAAGCTCGATTAGACGAAGAGAATGAAGAACTTGAATTGGGTGAAATACCTGATGAATTTTTAGATCCATTGATGTTTACATTAATGGAAGATCCAGTTATTTTACCATCATCTAGAGTCAGTATTGATAGGTCGACGATTAAAGCTCATTTGTTGAGTGATTCAACTGATCCATTTAATCGTGTACCATTAAAACTTGAAGATGTGATTGATGATGtggaattgaaacaaaaaatccaagatttcaaacaacaaaagaaaagctCACAAAAGCAAagtaataatgatgaagatgaagatgttgTCATGAAAGAGTAA
- the FGR44 gene encoding Fgr44p (Protein lacking an ortholog in S. cerevisiae; transposon mutation affects filamentous growth), whose translation MPNNVSTVPAQGMNKNHTAIPSSLLTALSKQQDKLYILHLEKDLIKFIKNSVLGNIKQPEYIIQAQYLKNSYYRLLSHQLCQYYNLQHWNNTFNEIIVTPIPNFDYQQFIKAIESSDNNEGGEFVKIVSVAHKYKSENTATTTNNNTNTDAPEQPNKPAPIKKLMVRKIINKPVSDPTPGQAPGTPESEVSDLTKELDESKLISEDTGSSTPISESSENTTNNIESQRASKEALYMKLREEIFENNNEEEEEEEEEEEDGDYGTTDSQESNNRSYKTHNNFIKGRNHGNYSGYKTTPYQQQQLQHQPPMYNTIPMPVPYQFSPNSQGPPIPGMIYSPYYQPMMYGYAPNYPGAPTNNNNVVPAPKYDKETERRILNNPYIILPNDTKNGKNNNYSNKHTKHKKQFTNSNI comes from the coding sequence ATGCCCAACAACGTTTCAACCGTGCCAGCTCAAGGTATGAACAAGAACCATACTGCTATCCCATCGTCACTTCTTACAGCTCTTTCTAAGCAACAGGATAAGCTTTATATATTACATTTGGAGAaagatttgattaaatttatcaagaattCTGTATTGGGGAATATCAAACAACCCGAATATATCATTCAAGCCCAATACTTGAAGAATAGCTACTACAGATTATTGAGTCATCAATTATGTCAATATTACAATTTACAACATTGGAACAACACttttaatgaaataattGTCACACCAAttccaaattttgattatcAACAGTTTATAAAGGCTATCGAAAGCTCAGATAACAACGAAGGAGGTGAGTTTGTCAAAATTGTCAGTGTTGCCcataaatataaatcagaaaatacagccaccaccaccaacaacaacacaaaCACCGACGCCCCAGAACAGCCAAACAAACCAGCACCAATAAAGAAACTAATGGttagaaaaattattaataaaccTGTGAGTGATCCAACCCCAGGGCAAGCTCCAGGTACACCAGAAAGTGAGGTTAGTGATCTAACGAAAGAATTAGATGAAAGTAAATTGATACTGGAAGACACAGGTCTGAGCACACCGATTTCTGAATCTTCAGAGAACACTACTAATAATATCGAGTCTCAAAGGGCGTCCAAAGAAGCACTTTACATGAAACTAAGGGAAGAgatatttgaaaacaataacgaagaagaagaggaggaggaggaggaagaggaGGACGGCGATTATGGTACAACCGATTCTCAAGAAAGTAACAATCGAAGTTACAAAACTCacaacaatttcatcaaagGACGAAATCACGGTAATTACAGTGGTTACAAGACTACCccatatcaacaacaacaactacaacacCAACCACCAATGTATAACACTATACCGATGCCCGTTCCATATCAATTCAGTCCTAATTCACAAGGGCCACCAATTCCAGGGATGATTTACAGTCCATATTATCAACCAATGATGTATGGATATGCACCAAACTATCCTGGAGCCCccaccaacaataataatgttgtACCAGCTCCCAAATACGACAAGGAAACAGAGAGAAGAATATTGAACAATCCGTACATAATATTACCCAATGATACTAAAAATggtaaaaataataattatagtAACAAACATACTAAGcataaaaaacaatttaccAATTCTAATATATAA
- a CDS encoding DNA helicase (Putative DNA repair helicase; transcriptionally induced by interaction with macrophage; fungal-specific (no human or murine homolog)): MMSTSNQVLDKILESLNANQRKAVTAPCNGRLQIIAGPGTGKTKVLISRVAYLLISENIRPDNMIVTTFTKRAANEMIERLTKLVEGTDINIDKLIIGTFHSICFRIIKKYGKLIDLENYTIADERDKSYILKTMLTNLSAKDIERLDSFGEESLQKLRSHKANEKYHGLDLSVISKKISSLKSNCISHDVYSGKSKRNPALAFFYEKYQALLTDLKKLDFDDCLLECHRLVENFPVLNYIKHVLVDEFQDTNEIQLRLMYHFAKGNTNGDPKYQNNVTIVGDPDQGIYAFRDAQSINFEKMSTYYTKLNLSLDKISLNENYRSTSSILNISESLMNQQKGRMPKMLKSQLDSSIKPVYSCLNSAKEEAKWIVYQISHLLSLPNSAVQEKDIAVLFRAAYQSRALEDELVKRGLSYKMIRGKAFWDRQEVIAIMDYMKVCSDEYEQAAVIRTLNYPKRGIGSKTLENIEKIIEKRVKQGKSVHQCLLAMTKKSEEPEIKLTKKQIQGVEEYYTMITKVKKKLYEMEALSGEDMTNTAKELFDLIYESSKLKQEFENDEERSKRLNVEEVGNLLVQFKPKDEILPDYIGGDIEDDDAVDEGDRNFLAQFIESVGLYETNDEVEKNGSESTGDDTAKEEKSCISLSTIHGSKGLEWPVVFVQGLTDGLLPAGFSFRNSFGDNDENLNEERRCFYVAVTRAKVLLYISSYIESQSNVFYGEALNQESRFMEPLKKNLARTQLAFSNVNNLRVLYKLLGKQFPTGNLNWTRFYETYKKSFRRFVSGEPMVFSVGTEEEDKPSKSIGNSGFSSAQSLMNGFSSVQSIRNGTNNKNNKVATFISNSKTVNRAPPYIPERRSKKPKKMI; encoded by the coding sequence ATGATGCTGACGAGTAATCAAGTATTGGataaaattcttgaatCTTTAAATGCCAATCAAAGAAAAGCTGTTACTGCTCCATGTAATGGAAGATTACAAATCATTGCTGGTCCAGGTACTGGTAAAACCAAAGTTTTAATATCTCGTGTTgcttatttattaatatctGAAAACATTCGACCTGATAATATGATTGTTACTACATTTACTAAAAGGGCTGCTAATGAAATGATAGAAAGATTAACCAAATTAGTAGAAGGTACGGatataaatattgataagTTAATTATTGGTACTTTCCATAGTATATGTTTTCGAATAATTAAGAAATATGGGAAATTAATAGATTTAGAAAACTATACCATTGCTGATGAAAGAGATAAATCttatatattgaaaactaTGTTGACAAATTTATCTGctaaagatattgaaagaTTGGATAGTTTTGGTGAAGAGTCATTACAAAAACTTCGTTCTCATAAAgctaatgaaaaatatcatGGTCTTGATCTATCGGTTATtctgaaaaaaatttctagtttgaaatcaaattgtaTTTCCCATGATGTGTATTCTGGGAAACTGAAAAGAAATCCAGCACTTGCGTTCTTTtatgaaaaatatcaagCATTATTAACTGACCttaaaaaattagattTCGATGATTGTTTGCTTGAATGTCATAGGTTGGTGGAAAATTTCCCtgtattgaattatattaAACATGTTTTGGTTGATGAATTTCAAGATACTAATGAAATCCAATTACGGTTAATGTATCATTTTGCCAAGGGGAACACTAATGGTGATCCAAAGTATCAAAATAATGTAACTATAGTGGGAGACCCTGATCAAGGTATTTATGCCTTTAGAGATGCccaatcaattaattttgaaaaaatgtCAACTTATTATACCAAGCTAAATCTAAGTTTGGATAAGATAtctttaaatgaaaattatcGATCAACGTCTAGTATTTTAAATATATCTGAATCACTCatgaatcaacaaaaagGTAGAATGCCCAAAATGTTGAAATCTCAATTAGATTCTTCTATCAAACCAGTTTATTCTTGTTTAAATTCAGCAAAGGAAGAAGCCAAATGGATTGTATACCAAATTTCTCATTTGTTGTCGCTCCCAAACTCAGCAGTACAGGAGAAGGATATTGCTGTGTTATTTCGTGCTGCCTATCAAAGTAGAGCTTTGGAAGATGAATTAGTTAAACGAGGACTTTCATATAAAATGATTCGTGGGAAAGCCTTTTGGGATAGACAAGAAGTTATTGCCATTATGGATTATATGAAAGTTTGTTCTGATGAATATGAACAAGCAGCAGTTATAAGAACTTTGAATTATCCTAAAAGAGGGATAGGTTCAAAGACGTTAGAAAACATAGAGAAAATTATTGAGAAAAGAGTTAAACAAGGCAAATCAGTACATCAATGTTTATTGGCAATGACTAAGAAGTCCGAGGAACCAGAGATAAAATTGactaaaaaacaaatacaaGGTGTAGAAGAGTATTATACAATGATAACTAAAGtcaagaagaaattataTGAGATGGAAGCACTTTCTGGCGAAGACATGACGAACACAGCAaaagaattgtttgatttgatttatgaAAGCTcgaaattgaaacaagagtttgaaaatgatgaagaacGGAGCAAACGATTGAATGTTGAAGAAGTAGGGAATTTATTAGTTCAGTTTAAACCAAAAGATGAAATTCTACCTGATTATATTGGTGGtgatattgaagatgatgatgctGTTGATGAAGGTGATCGTAATTTCCTTGctcaatttattgaatctgTGGGATTATACGAAACAAATgatgaagttgaaaaaaatggaTCTGAAAGTACTGGGGATGATACCGCCAAGGAAGAGAAACTGTGTATTTCTTTGAGTACGATTCATGGATCCAAAGGGCTCGAATGGCCCGTGGTTTTTGTACAGGGGTTAACTGACGGATTATTACCAGCTGGTTTCCTGTTTAGAAATAGTTTTGgagataatgatgaaaatttgaatgaaGAGAGAAGATGTTTTTATGTGGCTGTCACTAGGGCCAAAGTTTTATTGTACATTTCATCTTATATTGAAAGTCAATCAAACGTTTTTTATGGTGAAGCATTGAATCAAGAATCCAGATTTATGGAGccattgaaaaagaatttggCTCGTACTCAATTGGCATTCTCTAATGTGAACAATTTGCGAGTATTGTATAAATTATTGGGTAAACAGTTCCCAACAGGAAACCTCAATTGGACTCGGTTTTATGAAACCTACAAGAAAAGTTTTAGGCGATTTGTTAGTGGAGAGCCTATGGTATTTTCAGTGGGtacagaagaagaagataagCCAAGTAAAAGTATTGGTAATTCTGGGTTTCTGAGTGCACAATCTTTAATGAATGGTTTCCTGAGTGTACAGTCTATTAGGAATGGTACTAAcaataagaataataagGTTGCCACctttatttcaaattctaaAACAGTAAATCGTGCTCCTCCTTATATTCCTGAGAGACGTCTGAAAAAACCTAAAAAGATGATATAG
- the ARF2 gene encoding Arf family GTPase (Putative ADP-ribosylation factor; mutation confers hypersensitivity to Brefeldin A; Spider biofilm repressed), giving the protein MGLSFSKLFANLFGNKEMRILMVGLDAAGKTTILYKLKLGEIVTTIPTIGFNVETVEYKNISFTVWDVGGQDKIRPLWRYYFQNTQGIIFVVDSNDRDRIAEAREELQQMLNEDELRDALLLVFANKQDLPNAMNAAEITEKLGLHSIRQRPWYIQATCATTGDGLYEGLEWLSTNLKNSS; this is encoded by the coding sequence ATGGGTTTAtcattttccaaattattTGCTAATCTCTTTGGTAACAAAGAAATGAGAATCTTGATGGTTGGTTTAGATGCTGCCGGTAAAACCACTATATTATATAAGTTGAAATTGGGTGAAATTGTCACCACTATTCCAACCATTGGTTTCAATGTTGAAACCGTTGAATACAAGAATATTTCATTCACTGTATGGGATGTCGGTGGTCAAGATAAAATCAGACCATTATGGAGATATTATTTCCAAAACACTCAAGGTATCATTTTCGTGGTTGATTCCAACGATAGAGATCGTATTGCTGAAGCTAGAGAAGAATTACAACAAATGTtgaatgaagatgaattaaGAGATGCATTGTTATTAGTGTTTGCTAACAAACAAGATTTGCCAAATGCTATGAACGCCGCTGAAATAACTGAAAAATTAGGTTTACATTCAATCAGACAAAGACCATGGTACATCCAAGCTACTTGTGCCACTACTGGGGATGGTTTATACGAAGGTTTGGAATGGTTATCTACTAACTTGAAAAACTCTTCATAA
- the RDI1 gene encoding Rdi1p (Putative rho GDP dissociation inhibitor; transposon mutation affects filamentous growth; farnesol, filament-induced; regulated by Nrg1, Tup1; protein levels low in stationary phase yeast), whose protein sequence is MSNSNVDDDLVPEKVEGYTVGEKKTIDEYKNLDAEDESLAKWKASLGLTADTKPYPVKPGDKRKVVVTELALEFPEQPDLQPIRINLEDSDGNTIVDKEIKFNIKEKSIYQLVVKFRVQHEIITGLKYLHSVKRGGIRVEKVEEPLGSYAPNTIDKPFYERKFAEVEAPSGMIARGTYSAISKFIDDDDNVHLTVPWSFSITK, encoded by the coding sequence atgTCCAATTCTAAcgttgatgatgatttagttcctgaaaaagttgaagGATACACTGTTGgtgaaaagaaaaccatTGATGAATACAAAAACTTGGATGCTGAAGATGAAAGTTTGGCTAAATGGAAAGCATCATTAGGGTTAACTGCTGACACTAAACCATACCCAGTTAAACCAGGTGACAAGAgaaaagttgttgttactgAATTGGCATTGGAATTCCCTGAACAACCAGATTTACAACCAATTAGAATCAATTTAGAAGATAGTGATGGAAACACCATCgttgataaagaaataaaattcaacattaaagaaaaatcaatttatcaattggtGGTTAAATTTAGAGTTCAACATGAAATCATCACTGGattgaaatatttacaTCTGGTCAAACGTGGTGGTATAAgagttgaaaaagttgaagaaCCATTAGGTTCTTATGCTCCAAACACTATTGATAAACCATTTtatgaaagaaaatttgCTGAAGTTGAAGCACCAAGTGGTATGATTGCTAGAGGTACCTATAGTGCCATCAGTAAATTCattgatgacgatgataaTGTGCATTTAACAGTTCCTTGGAGTTTTTCCATTACTAAATAG
- the RPL35 gene encoding 60S ribosomal protein uL29 (Ribosomal protein; downregulation correlates with clinical development of fluconazole resistance; colony morphology-related gene regulation by Ssn6; Hap43-induced; Spider biofilm repressed) produces the protein MAGVKTFELRTKSKEQLESQLVELKQELATLKVQKLQRPSLPRIHTVRKNIARVLTVINLNQRENVRAFYAGKKYIPKDLRAKKTRALRRKLTKFEASQETEKARKQRIAFPQRKFAIKA, from the exons ATG gCCGGTGTTAAAACTTTCGAATTAAGAACTAAATCTAAGGAACAATTAGAATCTCAATTGgttgaattgaaacaagaattgGCCACTTTAAAAGttcaaaaattacaaaGACCAAGTTTACCAAGAATTCACACTGTTCGTAAAAACATTGCTAGAGTATTGACTGTTATTAACTTGAATCAAAGAGAAAATGTTCGTGCCTTTTACGCTGGTAAAAAATACATTCCAAAAGATTTAAGAGCTAAAAAGACTAGAGCTTtaagaagaaaattgaCTAAATTTGAAGCTTCTCAAGAAACTGAAAAAGCtagaaaacaaagaattgCTTTTCCACAAAGAAAATTTGCTATTAAAGCTTAA